ACCGGATCGAGGGAGAAGATACCCACGGACAGGCCGCTCTGCCTCGCACCGTACAGCAGGTGGCCGACCATGCTGAGCAGATGTTGGACGCTCAGGGCCTGGGCCTACCCGCCTGACCAGCCCCGATCACCAGGGCGCTGGCTATGAAGGCGCTCTCTGGTGCTCCTCGACCCACCCCTGTAACTGGGGATAGGTCAGGGCCCCCACCTGGCGGGCCAGCTCGATTCCATCCTGCGCCAGGATCAGCGTCGGGATTGCGTGGATGTTCAGCACGTCATCCAACTCCGGGTGCTCGTCCAGGTTGACCTTCACCACCCGAACCTGCCCGATCGCGGCGAACTGTTCCAGCACGGGCGTCAGGGCCCGGCAGGGAGCGCACCAGGGGGCCCAGAAGTCAATGATCACCAGGCCACTGAGGTCGAGGTCGGGCAGAAACGGGCGCGGTGCACGGGCAGATGTCGTCATGGTGAACCTCCGGGAAGGCGTCCTTCCTGACCCGTACTGTGCCCCGCTCCCGGCGCGGCGCGTGTTGGCGGCCCAACACCGCGCCGCCCGGGGCCCGCGCATCCTCAGCTCAGGACGCCACTGCCCCCGTGACGTCCACGACTTCCTCCCTGCCCGGAGGTGCGGTCAGAACGCCCAGCCCCGGCACGACGCCCGGCGCGGAACTGTAGGCCATCCATGCACCTGCGTGGTGTTCAGTGCGAAACAAACCTGCCACAGGTGCTGAGCGGGGCCGGCGGTCTGATCGTCCTGGATCGCGACGGCCACCACCATGGCCCGCTCTGCCGCGTCGCACGCGCCGTGCAGAGCCTGACCCGCGAGCACGAGTTCATCGAATGGTACGCCGAGCACCTCAAACAGACCACGTCCTGGTCTGTCTGCGCGCACATGATCGGGTTCAGGTGCAGGCGCCCAAGGCCGCCTTCGAGCGCCACGGTGCCCATCACGTCAACCATTTTGGTCGAGGTGCTGTGCCCGTGAGCCGGCGGCCCTTCCCAGACCGGGAATTGCCCGCGTCACTCCACCCCATTACGCTGGCCGTATGCAGCTGCTCCGCACCGTGCAGATCGGCGTCCCCGCCACCGCTGCCTGGGCACTCCTCGGCGAGCGCTTCGGGGAGATCACCGCCTGGGCGTCCGTCATCATGGCCTCGACGCTGGACGGCCCGCCCCGCCCCGGCGCCGTGCGCACCTGCCACACGGCGCGCTTTGGCCCGGTGCCGCCCGGCGAGGTGCGCGAACGCCTCCTGGTGTTCGATCCGGCGGCGCTCACACTGACGTATGAGGCCCTCAGCGGCCTGCCCGCCTTCATCACGCACGCGGTCAACCGCTGGACGGTCACGCCCACCGGCCCCGCGACCTGCACGGTGACGACCGACGCCACCCTGACCCTGCGCGGCCCGGCCCGACTGCTCGCCGGGCCGCTGGCAGTCCGCCTGGAATGGGACGCAGGACGGGTTCTGGACGAGCTGCGCCATTCCCTGGAACATCACGAACCCCACCCGCGCACCCGCGCGGCCCGCCACGCTGAGGCGCAGCGCGGCCCTGGCCACGCCCGCATCTGAACAGGTACGCTCAGGTGATGGTTCATGCTGCGACTGCCCCCTTCGGGCCGCTGCTGCGGCAATGGCGTGCCCAGGCCGGCCTGTCGCAGCTGGCCCTGGCCGCTGAGGCAGGAACGTCACCTCGCTACGTCTCCTTCCTCGAGTCCGGTCGCGCCCGTCCTGGCCCCGGGATTGTCCTGCGCCTCGCCGACGCCCTGCGGATTCCAGTCGGTGAGCGCAACGCCCTGCTCCGCGCCGCCGGACTGAGTGCCCTGTATCCGGACGTGCCTCTGGACGCGCCGCTGCTGGCCCCCGTCCGAACCATCCTGGAGCGGGTGCTGCGTGGCCACGAACCGTTTCCCGCGTGGGTGGTCGGCCCGGGCCTGCACTTCCTGGCCGCCAACCAGGCCGCCGAGGCGCTGATCCCCGGCCTGTGCCGGCTGACCCCAGACGCCATCGTGACCCTGTGGTTCGGGGAGGGCCCACTGCGGCAGCTGGTGGTGAACTGGCCTGCGGTGGCGTGGGCCGGTCTGGCCGCCCTGCGCCGGGAGGCCGCCCTGACCGGCGATCCGGCCATCCACGCCCTGCTGCGTCATGCACTGGCTCAGGCGGGCCGCCTGTCGCCTCCACCGGACGGCGCTCTGCTCGAGGTGCCAGCGATCTGCCCGGTCTTCCGGATAGGGGATCAGACGATCCGCACCCTGTCCACCGTGATGCGTTTTGATTCGGCGGTGGAGGTGACCACTGCCAGCCTGCGGGTGGAACTGATGTTTCCGGCTGACGACGCGAGCGAGACGTACTTCCGGGATCGGGCCGGCGCCGCACCTGCCGGTTCGGGGTAACCCGGATTATGCGTCGTGGAGCCGCCCAGCGGACTGCAGCAGGGCCTGCGCGACCACCAACAGTGGCCCGGCCACGTCTGCGCGGCACAGCGGGTTCTGGGCCTGCCCCGGCCGCTCGACAAAGGCCGTCCGCAGTCCCGCCGACCGGGCCCCGCTGATATCCCAGCCATGGGCCGCGAGCAGCCAGGTGTCGGCCGCCGCAGCCCCCACCACATTGAGGCCGTACTCGTACGCACCACGTCCCGGCTTGAGCACCCGCCCCGGATCGACCGACACCGCGCCGTCCAGCAGGTCGCCCAGCCCCGCGGACGCGACCTGCGCATCGAGCACCTCCTGACGGTTGTTCGTCAGGGCATATAGGCGCGCGCCACCCGCCTTGAGGATGCTCAGGCCCTGGAGGGTGTCCGGGTGGAGTGGCAGGGCCTGCATGGTCGCGGCGACCTGCTGCGGCAGGTCGTCCGGGACTGGCTGGGCACGGGCCTCGCC
This region of Deinococcus metalli genomic DNA includes:
- a CDS encoding helix-turn-helix domain-containing protein — its product is MVHAATAPFGPLLRQWRAQAGLSQLALAAEAGTSPRYVSFLESGRARPGPGIVLRLADALRIPVGERNALLRAAGLSALYPDVPLDAPLLAPVRTILERVLRGHEPFPAWVVGPGLHFLAANQAAEALIPGLCRLTPDAIVTLWFGEGPLRQLVVNWPAVAWAGLAALRREAALTGDPAIHALLRHALAQAGRLSPPPDGALLEVPAICPVFRIGDQTIRTLSTVMRFDSAVEVTTASLRVELMFPADDASETYFRDRAGAAPAGSG
- a CDS encoding haloacid dehalogenase type II — protein: MPTTVFLDMNETLLNLSALDPLFASAFGDAGARKQWFGLLLQLALTHTVLGDYRDFSTLGREALHALGEARAQPVPDDLPQQVAATMQALPLHPDTLQGLSILKAGGARLYALTNNRQEVLDAQVASAGLGDLLDGAVSVDPGRVLKPGRGAYEYGLNVVGAAAADTWLLAAHGWDISGARSAGLRTAFVERPGQAQNPLCRADVAGPLLVVAQALLQSAGRLHDA
- a CDS encoding thioredoxin family protein — protein: MTTSARAPRPFLPDLDLSGLVIIDFWAPWCAPCRALTPVLEQFAAIGQVRVVKVNLDEHPELDDVLNIHAIPTLILAQDGIELARQVGALTYPQLQGWVEEHQRAPS
- a CDS encoding SRPBCC family protein — protein: MQLLRTVQIGVPATAAWALLGERFGEITAWASVIMASTLDGPPRPGAVRTCHTARFGPVPPGEVRERLLVFDPAALTLTYEALSGLPAFITHAVNRWTVTPTGPATCTVTTDATLTLRGPARLLAGPLAVRLEWDAGRVLDELRHSLEHHEPHPRTRAARHAEAQRGPGHARI